In Labrys wisconsinensis, one genomic interval encodes:
- a CDS encoding sugar ABC transporter ATP-binding protein, translating into MPSIASQPAVAVDHVRKAYGATVALDDVGFAIEAGSVHALLGENGAGKSTLVKLLSGLVEPDTGGFRVFGAPAALTSPRAAHAHGIQTAFQEMTLVKSMTVLDNMLMPYAPMNGLGLVRRRHAARLVEEHFATIGLEHIDPDEEVGDLDLAVQQKIEVARALFRRPKILLLDEPTSTLSGRDVDWLGALIARERAEGTTLVFISHRLREVRDFCDRVTVLRNGRHIVTGAVSEHSDAEIIGMIAGRSLAHAFPPRAAAGRALGPEVLRADGVGTAGKLAQASFRLHAGEILGVAGLQGMGQLDLFLACFGMAEIVRGGLAVDGRPTAILGPREAVRAEIGISLVPEDRKSEALFLKLGGGHNASLPVIERFTRFGLIDGAAEQAAVGRVFDRVEVDRRALWTRVSAFSGGNQQKIAIAKWLLAQSRCLLLYDPTRGIDVGTKNELYRLIRAFADAGGAVLFYSTEIPEIVHLADRAIVFYGGRVAAEIDGAALSEAAILAAALGSLEPGRAA; encoded by the coding sequence TTGCCGTCCATCGCCTCCCAGCCCGCCGTCGCCGTCGACCATGTCCGCAAGGCCTATGGCGCCACCGTCGCGCTCGACGATGTCGGCTTCGCCATCGAGGCCGGCTCGGTCCATGCCCTGCTCGGCGAGAACGGCGCCGGCAAGTCGACGCTGGTCAAGCTGCTCTCCGGCCTGGTCGAGCCGGACACCGGCGGCTTCCGCGTCTTCGGCGCGCCGGCGGCTTTGACCAGCCCGCGCGCGGCCCATGCCCACGGCATCCAGACCGCGTTCCAGGAGATGACGCTGGTCAAGAGCATGACCGTGCTCGACAACATGCTGATGCCCTATGCGCCGATGAACGGCCTCGGCCTGGTGCGGCGCCGGCACGCCGCCCGCCTGGTGGAGGAGCACTTCGCCACCATCGGCCTCGAGCACATCGACCCCGACGAGGAGGTCGGCGATCTCGATCTCGCCGTGCAGCAGAAGATCGAGGTCGCGCGCGCCCTGTTCCGCCGCCCAAAAATCCTGCTGCTGGACGAGCCGACCTCGACGCTCTCCGGCCGCGACGTCGACTGGCTCGGCGCCCTCATCGCCCGCGAGCGGGCCGAGGGCACCACCCTCGTCTTCATCTCGCATCGCCTGCGCGAGGTGCGCGACTTCTGCGACCGCGTCACCGTGCTGCGCAACGGCCGCCATATCGTCACCGGCGCGGTGAGCGAGCACAGCGACGCCGAGATCATCGGCATGATCGCCGGGCGCTCGCTGGCGCACGCCTTCCCGCCCCGGGCGGCGGCGGGCCGGGCGCTCGGCCCGGAAGTGCTCCGGGCCGACGGCGTCGGCACCGCGGGCAAGCTGGCGCAGGCCTCCTTCCGCCTGCATGCCGGCGAGATCCTCGGCGTCGCCGGCCTGCAGGGCATGGGTCAGCTCGACCTCTTCCTCGCCTGCTTCGGCATGGCCGAGATCGTCCGCGGCGGCCTCGCCGTCGACGGCCGGCCGACGGCGATCCTCGGCCCGCGCGAGGCGGTGCGGGCCGAGATCGGCATCAGCCTGGTGCCGGAGGACCGCAAGAGCGAGGCGCTGTTTCTCAAGCTCGGCGGCGGCCACAATGCCTCGCTGCCGGTGATCGAGCGCTTCACCCGTTTCGGCCTGATCGACGGCGCCGCCGAGCAAGCCGCCGTCGGCCGCGTCTTCGACCGGGTCGAGGTCGACCGCCGGGCGCTGTGGACGCGGGTTTCCGCCTTCTCCGGCGGCAACCAGCAGAAGATCGCCATCGCCAAATGGCTGCTGGCGCAGAGCCGCTGCCTCCTGCTCTACGACCCGACCCGCGGCATCGACGTCGGCACCAAGAACGAGCTCTACCGCCTGATCCGCGCCTTCGCCGATGCCGGCGGCGCGGTGCTGTTCTATTCCACCGAGATCCCCGAGATCGTCCATCTCGCCGACCGCGCCATCGTCTTCTATGGCGGGCGTGTCGCCGCCGAGATCGACGGCGCCGCCCTCAGCGAGGCGGCGATCCTGGCCGCCGCGCTCGGCTCGCTCGAGCCGGGGAGGGCGGCATGA
- a CDS encoding sugar ABC transporter substrate-binding protein: MGFWSTMRRGLGAAVLAGAAALAPDPAAAAGKFKIFLSMSYIGNDWQAEAANMVKAMAAHASMADKVDLQVQVAGPNAQRQIQQINAMVQAGAQAIVVYPISPTALNAAVKNACAKGVVIIAYDAAITEPCAYNVTIDQEEAGRVTADWLAKTLDGKGNIVMITGVPGTSVDTLRTKAAREVFAKYPGIKVVAEAVGMWSQAVARTELSKILATRNWDQIDGLWMQVGCYTANSMQIEAGKQVKDLKPCAGEGSNGGRVQMLPAGTEVEGANATYTPMGAPRISYASPPYSGALALKLAVEKLEGKDIPKLTTLPLPLVRNDTIKLCQEGTWAEMKAGCNAFKPSIVPNPGWFASIFSEQTPEIGLNAALVGQPEN; the protein is encoded by the coding sequence ATGGGATTCTGGTCGACGATGCGTCGCGGCCTCGGCGCGGCCGTGCTGGCGGGCGCTGCGGCTCTGGCGCCCGACCCCGCCGCCGCGGCGGGCAAGTTCAAGATCTTCCTGAGCATGAGCTATATCGGCAATGACTGGCAGGCCGAGGCCGCCAACATGGTCAAGGCCATGGCGGCGCATGCCTCGATGGCCGACAAGGTCGACCTGCAGGTGCAGGTGGCGGGCCCCAACGCCCAGCGCCAGATCCAGCAGATCAACGCCATGGTCCAGGCCGGCGCCCAGGCGATCGTCGTCTATCCCATCTCGCCGACCGCCCTCAACGCGGCGGTGAAGAACGCCTGCGCCAAGGGCGTGGTCATCATCGCCTATGACGCGGCCATCACCGAGCCCTGCGCCTACAACGTCACCATCGATCAGGAGGAGGCCGGGCGCGTCACCGCCGACTGGCTGGCCAAGACGCTCGACGGCAAGGGCAATATCGTGATGATCACCGGCGTGCCCGGCACCTCGGTCGACACGCTGCGCACCAAGGCCGCCAGGGAAGTCTTCGCCAAGTATCCCGGCATCAAGGTCGTGGCCGAAGCGGTCGGCATGTGGAGCCAGGCGGTGGCCCGCACCGAGCTCTCCAAGATCCTGGCGACCCGCAACTGGGACCAGATCGACGGGCTGTGGATGCAGGTCGGCTGCTACACCGCCAACTCCATGCAGATCGAGGCCGGCAAGCAGGTGAAGGACCTGAAGCCTTGCGCCGGCGAAGGCTCCAATGGCGGGCGCGTGCAGATGCTCCCCGCCGGCACCGAGGTGGAGGGCGCCAACGCCACCTACACCCCGATGGGCGCCCCGCGCATCTCCTATGCCTCGCCGCCCTATTCCGGGGCGCTGGCCCTGAAGCTGGCGGTCGAGAAGCTGGAGGGCAAGGACATTCCCAAGCTCACCACGCTGCCGCTGCCGCTGGTGCGCAACGACACCATCAAGCTGTGCCAGGAGGGCACTTGGGCCGAGATGAAGGCCGGCTGCAACGCCTTCAAGCCGTCGATCGTGCCCAACCCCGGCTGGTTCGCCTCGATCTTCTCCGAGCAGACCCCCGAGATCGGCCTCAACGCCGCGCTGGTGGGCCAGCCGGAGAATTGA
- a CDS encoding polysaccharide deacetylase family protein, with the protein MRPIALALVLAALSGPALACGPDALGVSRTLRVGTLGGGAVGLKTYPRTLPLAPGEVVLTFDDGPMPGKTERVLAALDAECVKATFFMIGRNAAAAPRLAARVLQEGHTVAYHSMTHPNMRHLGVAAAQANIDKGFQAVDEAVYGDAWNEPRAPFFRFPGFADSPALDSWLASRDIVVFGADLWAGDWEPMTPDQELARLLARLDRSKGGIVLLHDIQPRTVAMLPRFLRALKEKGYRIVHLVPGPGPLETRPAPAGWTSETERILRSSAKGAGG; encoded by the coding sequence ATGAGACCGATCGCCCTCGCCCTTGTGCTCGCCGCGCTGAGCGGCCCCGCCCTCGCCTGCGGTCCCGACGCCCTCGGCGTCTCGCGCACCCTGCGGGTCGGCACGCTCGGCGGCGGCGCGGTGGGGCTGAAGACCTATCCGCGGACCCTGCCGCTCGCCCCGGGCGAGGTGGTGCTGACCTTCGACGACGGGCCGATGCCGGGCAAGACCGAGCGCGTGCTGGCGGCGCTGGACGCCGAATGCGTCAAGGCGACCTTCTTCATGATCGGCCGCAACGCGGCGGCGGCGCCGCGCCTGGCCGCCAGGGTGCTGCAGGAGGGGCACACCGTCGCCTATCATTCGATGACGCATCCCAACATGCGCCATCTCGGCGTGGCGGCGGCGCAGGCCAATATCGACAAGGGCTTCCAGGCCGTCGACGAGGCGGTCTACGGCGACGCCTGGAACGAGCCGCGCGCCCCGTTCTTCCGCTTTCCCGGCTTTGCCGATTCGCCGGCGCTCGATTCCTGGCTCGCCAGCCGCGACATCGTCGTCTTCGGCGCCGACCTGTGGGCTGGCGACTGGGAGCCGATGACGCCGGACCAGGAGCTCGCCCGGCTGCTCGCCCGCCTCGACCGCTCGAAGGGCGGCATCGTGCTCCTGCACGACATCCAGCCGCGCACCGTGGCGATGCTGCCGCGCTTCCTCAGGGCGCTGAAGGAGAAGGGCTACCGCATCGTCCACCTGGTGCCGGGCCCGGGGCCGCTCGAGACCCGGCCGGCGCCGGCGGGATGGACCTCGGAGACCGAGCGGATCCTGCGCTCGAGCGCCAAGGGCGCCGGCGGCTGA
- a CDS encoding ABC transporter permease has protein sequence MSAAVLEAPAAATARARRLRLGLARRRGLVLAIAVFFVLLGIIAMVSAAPLAYYDLSQMATNGATLAIAAAGQTLVILSGGFDLSAGAVVSLVNVVLARFMPDLGLPVPVWIAVGVGIGCLTGAFNAVFIALLRLQPIVVTLSTMFILQGLTLLVMDKPGGAVDTGLSDLFIGDAVPNLLPIPVVLLAVLLLLWLWLKRSRFGIALYAVGGDAEAARATGVRTRLTLFLTYVAAGGCYGLAGVFISAQTGSGDPLVGNPMLLQIFAAVVVGGTALGGGRGGPLGSVFGAYILMMVVNILLVLNVSAYFSTIAEGTILILAVLGASISRRSRLAAALRAALAWMRARRAGLLPAQRRGEAPRLVLPDTGAARAPAAEPPFRVRHAEALRFALPAYACFLAVLVATELALGHTLTSWSYYNSLIVLSSFLAVLALGQGTVILTGGLDLSVPWTIGLCGILLAGMVKGSDGALLYALPLVLAAGCLIGFLNGVGVVVLGLSPIVVTLAANGILQGLALIYSNGTPDGFASPLLREFMTGRVLGIAPVVPFLALFVTAAVLLLGRTAFGRRVYGIGNGERVAALSGIAVGPTIVKVYMLSGLCSALVGVLLTGFSGQASLGMGDDYLLPSIAVVVVGGALITGGRGHYLGMLGGVFLLTALQTLLAGTTLPYAIRAILFGLVVLGAVMALRERRA, from the coding sequence ATGAGCGCGGCCGTGCTCGAGGCCCCCGCCGCGGCGACCGCCCGGGCCCGCCGCCTGCGCCTCGGCCTGGCGCGCCGGCGCGGGCTCGTCCTGGCGATCGCCGTGTTCTTCGTGCTGCTCGGCATCATCGCCATGGTGAGCGCGGCGCCGCTCGCCTATTACGACCTCTCGCAGATGGCCACCAACGGCGCGACGCTGGCGATCGCCGCCGCCGGCCAGACCCTGGTCATCCTCTCCGGCGGCTTCGACCTCTCGGCCGGCGCGGTGGTGTCGCTGGTCAACGTCGTGCTCGCCCGCTTCATGCCGGACCTCGGCCTGCCCGTGCCGGTGTGGATCGCCGTCGGCGTCGGCATCGGCTGCCTGACCGGCGCGTTCAACGCCGTGTTCATCGCCCTCCTGCGGCTGCAGCCGATCGTGGTGACGCTCTCCACCATGTTCATCCTGCAGGGCCTGACCCTCCTGGTCATGGACAAGCCGGGCGGGGCGGTCGACACCGGGCTCTCCGACCTCTTCATCGGCGATGCCGTGCCGAACCTCCTGCCGATCCCGGTGGTGCTGCTCGCCGTCCTGCTCCTGCTCTGGCTCTGGCTGAAGCGCAGCCGCTTCGGCATCGCCCTCTACGCCGTCGGCGGCGATGCCGAGGCGGCGCGGGCCACCGGCGTGCGCACCCGCCTGACCCTGTTCCTGACCTACGTCGCGGCCGGCGGCTGCTACGGCCTCGCCGGCGTGTTCATCAGTGCCCAGACCGGCTCGGGCGACCCGCTGGTCGGCAACCCGATGCTGCTGCAGATCTTCGCGGCTGTCGTGGTCGGCGGCACCGCGCTCGGCGGCGGGCGCGGCGGCCCGCTCGGCTCGGTGTTCGGCGCCTATATCCTGATGATGGTGGTCAATATCCTGCTGGTGCTCAACGTCTCGGCCTATTTCTCCACCATCGCCGAGGGCACGATCCTGATCCTCGCCGTGCTCGGCGCCTCGATAAGCCGGCGCTCGCGCCTCGCCGCGGCGCTGCGGGCCGCGCTCGCCTGGATGCGCGCCCGCCGCGCCGGGCTCCTGCCGGCCCAGCGCCGCGGCGAGGCGCCCCGGCTGGTGCTGCCGGATACGGGCGCCGCCCGGGCGCCGGCGGCCGAGCCCCCCTTCCGCGTCCGCCACGCCGAGGCGCTGCGCTTTGCCCTGCCGGCCTATGCCTGCTTCCTCGCCGTGCTCGTCGCCACCGAGCTGGCGCTCGGCCACACCCTGACCAGCTGGAGCTACTACAACTCGCTGATCGTGCTCTCCTCCTTCCTCGCCGTGCTGGCGCTGGGGCAGGGCACGGTGATCCTCACCGGCGGCCTCGACCTCTCCGTGCCCTGGACCATCGGCCTGTGCGGCATCCTGCTCGCCGGCATGGTCAAGGGCTCGGACGGCGCGCTGCTCTATGCGCTGCCGCTGGTGCTGGCCGCTGGCTGCCTGATCGGCTTCCTCAACGGCGTCGGCGTGGTGGTGCTCGGCCTGTCGCCGATCGTGGTGACGCTCGCCGCCAACGGCATCCTGCAGGGGCTGGCGCTGATCTATTCCAACGGCACGCCGGACGGCTTCGCCTCGCCCCTGCTGCGCGAGTTCATGACCGGCCGCGTGCTCGGCATCGCGCCGGTCGTGCCTTTCCTGGCGCTCTTCGTGACGGCGGCCGTGCTGCTGCTCGGCCGCACCGCCTTCGGCCGGCGGGTCTACGGCATCGGCAACGGCGAGCGCGTGGCGGCCCTGTCGGGCATCGCGGTCGGCCCGACCATCGTCAAGGTCTACATGCTCTCCGGCCTGTGCTCGGCCCTGGTCGGCGTGCTGCTCACCGGCTTCTCCGGCCAGGCGAGCCTGGGCATGGGCGACGACTACCTCCTGCCTTCGATCGCGGTCGTGGTGGTCGGCGGCGCGCTGATCACCGGCGGCCGCGGCCATTATCTCGGCATGCTCGGCGGCGTCTTCCTGCTCACCGCGCTGCAGACCCTGCTGGCGGGCACGACGCTGCCCTACGCGATCCGCGCCATCCTCTTCGGCCTCGTCGTCCTCGGCGCCGTCATGGCGCTGCGGGAGCGGCGGGCCTGA
- a CDS encoding FliM/FliN family flagellar motor switch protein yields MPVLDDVPLEVSVVLGETTMPIHQLLRMGRGAVIELNQSEDDDVMILANNLPVARGKVSVYGSRIAIEVRELIRKPSIVAQI; encoded by the coding sequence ATGCCCGTTCTCGACGACGTGCCGCTCGAAGTCTCCGTGGTGCTGGGGGAGACCACCATGCCGATCCACCAGCTCTTGCGCATGGGCCGCGGCGCGGTGATCGAGCTCAACCAGAGCGAGGACGACGACGTGATGATTCTCGCCAACAACCTGCCCGTGGCCCGCGGCAAGGTCTCGGTCTACGGCAGCCGCATCGCCATCGAGGTGCGCGAATTGATCCGCAAGCCCAGCATCGTCGCCCAGATCTGA
- a CDS encoding SDR family oxidoreductase: protein MSSSSTSSSSASSSPFGADAAAGLRVLVTAGASGIGRAIADALIAHGARVHVCDVEERFLADYRAAHGEAGATRADVASEADVERLFAEVGRHLGGLDVLVNNAGIAGPTGGVEAIAPADWRRTIDVCLTGQFLCTHHAVPLLKAAGGGAIVNLSSAAGRFGYAFRTPYSAAKWGVIGFTQSLAKELGPAGIRVNAILPGIVEGPRMTGVIRDRAAQVGVSYEAMEATYLDSISLRRMVTAEDVAGTVLFLVSPAGRNISGQSLGVCGNVERL from the coding sequence ATGTCTTCCTCTTCAACCTCTTCCTCTTCAGCTTCCTCCTCCCCCTTCGGCGCCGATGCGGCGGCGGGCCTGCGCGTGCTGGTCACCGCCGGCGCGTCCGGCATCGGCCGGGCCATCGCCGACGCCCTGATCGCCCATGGCGCGCGCGTGCATGTCTGCGACGTCGAGGAGCGCTTCCTCGCCGACTACCGCGCCGCCCATGGCGAGGCCGGTGCCACCCGCGCCGACGTCGCCAGCGAGGCCGATGTCGAGCGTCTGTTCGCCGAAGTGGGGCGCCATCTCGGCGGGCTCGACGTGCTGGTCAACAATGCCGGCATCGCCGGGCCCACCGGCGGCGTCGAGGCGATCGCGCCGGCGGACTGGCGCCGCACCATCGACGTCTGCCTCACCGGCCAGTTCCTCTGCACCCACCATGCCGTGCCGCTGCTGAAGGCGGCCGGGGGCGGGGCCATCGTCAACCTGTCCTCGGCCGCCGGCCGCTTCGGCTATGCCTTCCGCACCCCCTATTCCGCGGCGAAATGGGGCGTGATCGGCTTCACCCAGAGCCTCGCCAAGGAGCTCGGCCCCGCCGGCATCCGCGTCAACGCCATCCTGCCCGGCATCGTCGAGGGCCCGCGCATGACCGGCGTGATCCGCGACCGCGCCGCCCAGGTCGGCGTCTCCTACGAGGCGATGGAGGCGACCTATCTCGACAGCATCTCGCTGCGGCGCATGGTGACGGCAGAGGACGTGGCCGGCACGGTGCTGTTCCTCGTCTCGCCGGCCGGGCGCAACATTTCCGGGCAGTCGCTCGGCGTGTGCGGCAATGTCGAGCGGCTCTGA
- a CDS encoding GntR family transcriptional regulator yields the protein MPKPLALPVSLVPKATLQDQVYRRLSDLILNGEIAPGQTVTIQAVSDAFGVSAMPVREALQRLTAARALTVISGRSIGIPRLTRERLLDLQHVRMAVEGLAGEWAAGQTAPAELAYLEGEFATLSATAATGDVKGYLRANRNFHFAIYRAAGSEVLLGVIESLWLQISPYFHLLHASGNYAVSNREHAEMLQAMRMANPPAMRTAIVADIEAAAAELLTRLDEASA from the coding sequence GTGCCGAAGCCGCTCGCCCTTCCCGTCAGCCTCGTTCCCAAGGCCACCCTCCAGGACCAGGTCTATCGGCGGCTGTCCGACCTCATCCTCAACGGCGAGATCGCACCCGGGCAGACCGTCACCATCCAGGCGGTGTCGGACGCCTTCGGGGTCAGCGCCATGCCGGTGCGCGAGGCGCTGCAGCGCCTCACCGCCGCCAGGGCGCTCACCGTTATCTCCGGCCGGTCGATCGGCATTCCGCGCCTGACGCGCGAGCGCCTGCTCGACCTGCAGCACGTGCGCATGGCTGTGGAGGGCCTGGCGGGCGAATGGGCGGCGGGCCAGACGGCGCCGGCCGAGCTCGCCTATCTCGAGGGCGAGTTCGCCACCCTCTCGGCCACGGCCGCCACCGGCGACGTCAAGGGCTATCTGCGCGCCAACCGCAACTTCCACTTCGCGATCTACCGCGCCGCCGGCTCCGAGGTGCTGCTCGGCGTGATCGAGAGCCTGTGGCTGCAGATCAGCCCGTATTTCCACCTGCTGCACGCCAGCGGCAACTACGCCGTCTCCAACCGCGAGCATGCCGAGATGCTGCAGGCGATGCGCATGGCCAACCCGCCGGCGATGCGGACCGCCATCGTCGCCGACATCGAGGCCGCCGCCGCCGAGCTCCTCACCCGCCTCGACGAAGCCTCGGCCTGA
- a CDS encoding 3-hydroxyacyl-CoA dehydrogenase: MATIGIVGSGFIGRAWAISFARAGHGVRLWDAAAGAPAAALAYIAAILPDLAGAGLLDGATPEAVLARITATGTLAEAVAEADHVQENTPEVLETKRAVFAELDALAQPGAVIASSTSALLPSRFTDHLKGRARCLVVHPINPPYLIPAAEVVPAPWTDAAVVARTAALLAAAGHAPIVMKREIDGFVMNRLQGALLEEAFRLVADGVASVEDVDIGIRDGLALRWSFMGPFETIDLNAPGGVRDYVIRYQSIYERIFPSTQRRVDWAGPVIETVEAERRARLPAEGLADRQAWRDRKLMALAAHKRRQVDG; the protein is encoded by the coding sequence ATGGCGACGATCGGGATCGTTGGATCGGGATTCATCGGGCGGGCCTGGGCGATCAGCTTCGCCCGCGCCGGCCACGGCGTCCGCCTGTGGGACGCGGCGGCCGGGGCGCCGGCGGCGGCGCTCGCCTATATCGCCGCCATCCTGCCGGACCTCGCCGGGGCCGGCCTGCTCGACGGCGCCACGCCTGAGGCGGTGCTGGCCCGCATCACGGCCACAGGCACCCTGGCGGAGGCGGTCGCCGAGGCCGACCACGTGCAGGAGAACACGCCGGAGGTGCTGGAGACCAAGCGCGCCGTCTTCGCCGAGCTCGACGCCCTGGCCCAGCCCGGCGCGGTCATCGCCTCCTCGACCTCGGCGCTGCTGCCCTCGCGCTTCACCGATCACCTGAAGGGACGGGCGCGCTGCCTGGTGGTCCATCCCATCAACCCGCCCTACCTCATCCCGGCCGCCGAGGTGGTGCCGGCGCCCTGGACCGACGCCGCCGTGGTCGCGCGCACCGCGGCGCTGCTCGCCGCCGCCGGCCACGCGCCGATCGTGATGAAGCGCGAGATCGACGGCTTCGTCATGAACCGCCTGCAGGGCGCCCTCCTGGAGGAGGCCTTCCGCCTGGTCGCCGACGGCGTCGCCTCGGTCGAGGACGTCGATATCGGCATCCGCGACGGCCTCGCCCTGCGCTGGTCGTTCATGGGCCCGTTCGAGACCATCGACCTCAACGCGCCCGGCGGCGTGCGCGACTATGTCATTCGCTACCAGTCGATCTACGAGCGGATCTTTCCCTCCACCCAGCGCCGGGTCGACTGGGCCGGGCCGGTGATCGAGACGGTGGAAGCCGAGCGCCGCGCCCGCCTGCCGGCCGAGGGCCTCGCCGACCGCCAGGCCTGGCGCGACCGCAAGCTGATGGCGCTGGCCGCGCACAAGCGGCGGCAGGTAGACGGGTAG